The Prochlorococcus marinus XMU1412 genome includes the window GGCATGTATTAAGTCTCTTAATCTCCCACGAACTTGTTGAGGAGGAGTCGCCCTGCTTTTTTTAACATCCAATTGCCATTCTGCATCTGAACTATTGTCAATATCGATGGATATTCTGCAAAGTTTTCTCATTTCTAATTTTCTTGCTAAACCAAACCATGTTGACTTACAAATTAATCTCCCATTTCTATATAAATAAAATCCTTGATTTTCTAAATAACCTTCTTCTCCTCCATGATATTCCCATTCTTCAGAAGTGCAGTTAGTGTGATGAGGTAAAGCATAAGATATGACCTTGCATTTATTAGCTATGATTTCTGCTGGCTGAGTAGTTGACTTTTCTTTGAAAAATGGATCTGCTGAAATACAGATATTTCCGTTTACTGTAAAAATAATTTTATTGCCATAATCACCACTTATGTATCTATGAAAAACAAGACTTATATGTTTTATTAATTGATTGGTAACTGATTCAAAATATTCTTGAGCATTTATTTTATCTTTTTTTTCTAAAGTATCAATTTTTTCCCATCTTATTGTTGTACCTTTTTCTTTAAATGCATTTTTGCCATCAAGTTTTTCAAGATCCATAAACCATTTATTTTCTTTCTCGATAAGATCTAAATCCCATATTGCCGCATATGTGTTTTCATTTTGTTTTGTTTTTACAATTAGTTTCTTCGCTTGTGAAAAGGAAGCTGTTTTAAGTCCTAATCCAAATCTTCCAAGATCTTCTTTATCCCTTTCATGAAGTGGATTTTTGCTTCCTAGTCTCATGGCTTCTTCAAGTTCCTCACTTGTCATACCAATGCCATTGTCCTTGATTTCAACGAAAGGTTCTTGATTATCCCAGCTACAAATAATGTCTATTTTTGTTGCTTTTGCCGAAATAGAATTATCGATTATATCTGCAACCGCATTATTTAAGGAATAACCTAAGCTCCTCATACTCATAATCAATGAGTTTGCATTAGGTGGTATTTCCTTCCTCACTTCGCAAATAAATAATATTTATTGAAAATAAACTTTTTCTCTATATCTTTCAACATGATGTTAAGGCTTCTGATTATTTAGAGATTTTGGATATTCTTTTTCATATTCCTTTTGTAGCTCATGATCAATTTGTTTTTTTAGAGATGTTAATTTTTTTGTTCTTTCGTCAAGTAATTCTTTATAACGCAAAGTCTCTTTTTTAAGTTCATTTAAAAGTGATTGAACTTTTTTTGTCATGAGGCAATTGATGAATCAGAAGCTGGAATTTTAGAAATTTGATCTTTTGAATCAAAATTTATTGCCGAATTTGCTTTGATTATTTTTTCAATTATTTCCTCTTTTTTCCCTTGTTTTGATAAGGCAAGTAATGAGCAATACCCTGTTCCTTCTCTATCGGTTTCTAATAAGTGACCTATATGTATATCTCTATTCATATTGCTAAATTTTAAAATTTCATGATCGATATCCATTATCTGTGAAATAATTCTGCTAATTCC containing:
- a CDS encoding ATP-binding protein, which produces MRKEIPPNANSLIMSMRSLGYSLNNAVADIIDNSISAKATKIDIICSWDNQEPFVEIKDNGIGMTSEELEEAMRLGSKNPLHERDKEDLGRFGLGLKTASFSQAKKLIVKTKQNENTYAAIWDLDLIEKENKWFMDLEKLDGKNAFKEKGTTIRWEKIDTLEKKDKINAQEYFESVTNQLIKHISLVFHRYISGDYGNKIIFTVNGNICISADPFFKEKSTTQPAEIIANKCKVISYALPHHTNCTSEEWEYHGGEEGYLENQGFYLYRNGRLICKSTWFGLARKLEMRKLCRISIDIDNSSDAEWQLDVKKSRATPPQQVRGRLRDLIHAFSRPAIKKFAKRAKALINKQKSPIWERFVSTDRQIIYKISKDHPSIKFLLNSLSEELADEAEKIFSLVEKRIPLQLISSDYAENPKNLITEELTIKEILDHAKNIIDYYIKQGLSVEDSYDILKGIDIFRENWESIKDSL